Proteins encoded together in one Microcebus murinus isolate Inina chromosome 18, M.murinus_Inina_mat1.0, whole genome shotgun sequence window:
- the PTRH2 gene encoding peptidyl-tRNA hydrolase 2, mitochondrial, with amino-acid sequence MPSTSLVMEYLANPGAFTLAAGVACGMCLGWGLRVRFGMLSKGLTSKTDTETGTEASVLGENGEYKMILVVRTDLKMGKGKVAAQCSHAAVSAYKQVQRRNPAVLKQWEYCGQPKVVVKAPDEETLVELLTHAEMLGLIVSLIQDAGRTQIAPGSRTVLGIGPGPADLIDKVTGHLKLY; translated from the coding sequence ATGCCCTCCACATCCTTGGTTATGGAATATTTGGCTAATCCTGGTGCTTTCACCTTGGCTGCTGGAGTTGCTTGTGGCAtgtgcctgggctggggcctcCGAGTACGCTTTGGGATGCTCTCCAAAGGCTTGACGagcaagacagacacagagactgGAACTGAAGCAAGCGTCTTAGGAGAAAATGGGGAGTACAAAATGATTCTTGTGGTTCGAACCGACTTAaagatgggaaaaggaaaagtggCTGCCCAGTGCTCTCATGCTGCTGTTTCTGCCTACAAGCAAGTTCAAAGGAGAAACCCTGCAGTGCTCAAACAGTGGGAATACTGTGGCCAGCCCAAAGTAGTGGTCAAAGCTCCTGATGAAGAAACCCTGGTTGAATTACTGACCCACGCGGAAATGCTGGGACTGATTGTGAGTTTAATTCAAGATGCTGGGCGTACTCAGATTGCACCAGGCTCTCGAACTGTCCTAGGAATTGGGCCAGGACCAGCAGACCTAATAGACAAAGTCACTGGTCACCTAAAACTCTACTAG